One genomic window of Candidatus Pseudobacter hemicellulosilyticus includes the following:
- a CDS encoding TPM domain-containing protein, which yields MGFSPFSRPKEFFSLEEKQKVKEAIEAAERRTSGEIRVYVESRCRFVNPLDRAAELFWGLKMDYTKDHNGVLVYVAIKDHQFAVLADSGIHEKVGNEFWNKEVAAMTRHFKENHYADAIIQVINDVGEALRTHFPYDGETDKNELPDDIVFGR from the coding sequence ATGGGTTTCTCACCATTCTCCCGGCCAAAGGAATTCTTTAGCCTGGAAGAAAAGCAAAAAGTAAAAGAGGCCATCGAAGCGGCAGAACGTCGTACCAGCGGAGAGATCCGCGTGTATGTGGAAAGTCGCTGCCGCTTCGTGAACCCGCTGGACAGGGCCGCAGAACTGTTCTGGGGACTAAAGATGGACTATACCAAGGACCATAACGGGGTCCTGGTATATGTAGCCATCAAGGACCACCAGTTTGCTGTCCTGGCTGATAGCGGTATCCACGAAAAAGTGGGCAATGAATTCTGGAACAAAGAGGTGGCGGCCATGACCAGGCATTTCAAGGAAAACCATTATGCTGATGCCATTATACAGGTCATCAATGATGTAGGTGAAGCACTGCGTACGCACTTTCCCTATGATGGAGAGACCGATAAAAATGAATTGCCCGATGATATTGTATTTGGCAGGTAA
- a CDS encoding multiubiquitin domain-containing protein, translated as MDPKIHAGAGGSRTLSFTVEGKTYTTNEQFLTGAEIKRIAGLSADVELYLSISSPWKDDQITDQEQVDLARPEIEHFYVKKKLPYKINGQPFESESQYIQGKKIRRQGNIAADHDIFLSIAGLWDDEKVQDDDFINLARPGLEQFYSKQKHTEIILIVNGREKKWNDATITYRQVVELAYGNYVENDQKVYTVTYKRGPEQNPEGSMVTGDRVFVKNKMIFNVTQTDKS; from the coding sequence ATGGATCCAAAAATTCATGCCGGTGCCGGCGGTAGCCGCACCCTGTCCTTCACAGTAGAGGGCAAAACTTACACCACAAATGAGCAGTTCCTCACTGGAGCTGAGATTAAGAGAATTGCAGGACTTTCCGCAGACGTGGAACTTTACCTGTCCATTTCTTCTCCTTGGAAGGATGATCAAATCACCGATCAGGAGCAGGTCGACCTTGCCAGGCCGGAAATTGAACATTTCTATGTTAAAAAGAAGTTGCCGTATAAAATAAATGGGCAACCATTCGAATCAGAAAGCCAGTACATACAAGGCAAAAAGATTCGTAGACAAGGAAATATCGCAGCCGACCACGATATCTTTTTATCGATCGCTGGCCTTTGGGATGATGAAAAAGTCCAGGACGATGACTTTATCAACTTGGCTCGTCCTGGACTGGAGCAATTTTATTCAAAACAAAAGCACACCGAGATTATCCTGATCGTAAATGGCAGGGAAAAGAAGTGGAACGATGCTACGATCACTTACCGCCAGGTAGTTGAACTTGCCTACGGCAATTACGTAGAGAACGACCAAAAGGTGTATACCGTCACCTATAAACGTGGCCCCGAGCAAAACCCGGAAGGCTCCATGGTTACAGGTGATCGCGTTTTTGTAAAGAATAAAATGATTTTCAATGTCACACAAACTGATAAGTCTTAA
- a CDS encoding LemA family protein, translating into MKSRNLVIIVVVAFILILGGCGCNGYNNMIRLDEDVKNKWANVQSDYQRRADLIPNLVNTVKGYANFEQETLTRVVEARAKATSVNVSADNLSPQAIQQFQQAQGELNGALSRLLVTVEKYPDLKANQNFLDLQKQLEGTENRIKVSRNDFNASVQGYNTNIRRFPNNLFAGMFGFTPKEAFRADPGSERAPAVTF; encoded by the coding sequence ATGAAATCCCGGAATCTTGTAATCATTGTTGTTGTGGCATTTATCCTCATTCTCGGCGGTTGTGGCTGCAATGGCTACAACAATATGATCAGGCTTGATGAGGACGTAAAAAATAAATGGGCCAATGTTCAGAGCGATTACCAGCGCAGGGCTGACCTCATCCCCAACCTGGTGAACACCGTAAAAGGCTATGCTAATTTTGAACAGGAAACCCTCACCAGGGTAGTGGAAGCACGCGCCAAAGCCACCTCGGTAAACGTTAGTGCTGATAATCTTTCTCCCCAGGCCATCCAGCAGTTCCAGCAGGCCCAGGGCGAACTCAACGGAGCCCTCAGCAGGCTGCTGGTGACCGTGGAAAAATATCCTGACCTGAAAGCCAACCAGAACTTCCTGGATCTCCAGAAGCAGCTGGAAGGCACAGAGAACAGGATCAAAGTTTCCCGGAACGATTTCAACGCATCCGTTCAGGGTTATAATACTAACATCCGCAGGTTCCCCAACAACCTCTTTGCAGGCATGTTCGGGTTCACACCAAAAGAAGCTTTCCGCGCTGATCCAGGTTCAGAGAGAGCCCCTGCTGTAACCTTCTAA
- a CDS encoding transcriptional regulator: protein MKTLGATLKEARERNGLTLRQVDKATGVSSAYLSQMENDHVKNPSAGVLYKLATLYGEQLNDLMRAAGVVKSAEVEDGKESKETILANQLAFYAKGLTEEDQEEVLEYIKLKIMLHNKKNG, encoded by the coding sequence ATGAAAACGTTAGGTGCTACGTTAAAGGAGGCCAGAGAACGGAATGGTCTTACGCTTCGCCAGGTCGATAAGGCCACTGGAGTGTCGAGCGCTTACTTGAGTCAAATGGAGAATGATCATGTGAAGAACCCATCGGCAGGTGTATTGTATAAATTGGCAACCCTATATGGTGAACAGCTTAACGATCTGATGCGTGCGGCTGGGGTGGTTAAAAGTGCAGAAGTAGAGGACGGAAAGGAGTCTAAAGAAACAATTCTCGCCAATCAACTGGCTTTTTATGCAAAAGGGTTAACGGAGGAGGATCAGGAAGAAGTGCTAGAATACATTAAGCTGAAGATCATGTTACATAATAAGAAAAATGGCTGA
- a CDS encoding phosphoglycerate kinase codes for MSKFSSYNFKGQKALIRVDFNVPLNDQLQITDDTRMKAAVPTIKKILADGGSVILMSHLGRPKDGPTNKYSLKHLISHLSQLLGGTEVLFADDCIGESAVSASAALQPGQVLLLENLRFYKEEEKGNEDFAQKLAKLGDVYVNDAFGTAHRAHASTAVIAQYYASDKRMFGLLMEGEVASAEKVLHESQKPFTAIIGGAKVSDKILIIENLLEKATDIIIGGGMAYTFEKAQGGQIGKSLCEEDRLQTAVDLLKKAAAKGVSIHLPSDSVIADKFDANAETSAAPSNNIPDGWLGLDIGPNAVEQFTNVIKRSKTILWNGPMGVFEMEKFQHGTKAIATAVAEATAAGAFSLVGGGDSVAAVNQFGYTDKVSYVSTGGGAMLEYFEGKELPGIAAVKA; via the coding sequence ATGAGTAAGTTCTCCTCCTACAATTTCAAAGGGCAGAAAGCCTTGATCCGCGTGGATTTCAACGTGCCGCTCAACGACCAGCTGCAGATCACCGATGACACCCGCATGAAAGCCGCTGTTCCCACCATCAAAAAGATCCTGGCAGACGGTGGCAGCGTCATCCTCATGAGCCACCTCGGCAGGCCCAAAGACGGCCCCACCAACAAATATTCGCTCAAACACCTGATTAGCCACCTGAGCCAGCTGCTCGGCGGTACAGAAGTGCTGTTTGCAGATGACTGCATCGGTGAGTCCGCTGTCAGCGCCTCCGCTGCCCTGCAACCCGGCCAGGTCCTCCTGCTGGAAAACCTCCGCTTCTACAAAGAAGAAGAAAAAGGCAACGAAGATTTTGCCCAGAAACTCGCTAAGCTGGGCGATGTATACGTGAATGACGCCTTCGGCACCGCTCACCGCGCCCACGCTTCTACTGCCGTGATCGCTCAATATTATGCCTCAGATAAAAGGATGTTCGGCCTCCTGATGGAAGGCGAAGTGGCCAGCGCTGAAAAAGTGCTGCACGAATCCCAGAAACCTTTCACCGCCATCATCGGCGGCGCCAAGGTATCCGACAAGATCCTGATCATCGAGAACCTGCTGGAAAAAGCTACCGATATCATCATCGGCGGCGGCATGGCGTACACTTTTGAAAAAGCTCAGGGCGGCCAGATCGGCAAATCCCTCTGCGAGGAAGACCGCCTGCAAACCGCTGTGGACCTGCTCAAAAAAGCAGCAGCCAAAGGCGTTTCCATCCACCTGCCTTCTGACTCAGTTATCGCTGATAAGTTTGACGCCAACGCAGAAACCTCTGCCGCTCCCAGCAATAATATCCCTGACGGCTGGCTCGGCCTGGACATCGGCCCCAATGCCGTTGAACAGTTCACCAACGTGATCAAACGCTCCAAAACCATCCTCTGGAACGGTCCTATGGGTGTGTTTGAAATGGAAAAATTCCAACACGGCACCAAAGCCATCGCTACCGCTGTGGCCGAAGCTACTGCCGCCGGCGCCTTCTCCCTGGTAGGCGGTGGTGACTCCGTAGCCGCTGTGAACCAGTTTGGTTATACCGATAAAGTAAGCTACGTGTCCACCGGCGGTGGCGCTATGCTGGAATACTTTGAAGGCAAGGAACTGCCCGGTATCGCCGCTGTGAAAGCATAG
- a CDS encoding lipopolysaccharide kinase InaA family protein yields MVNPAENLVGTTLAGDWKVIEKVKPKDGNSGGCFSICYHVKKGKQKAFLKVWDLALALKQPDFMEAIQLISTAYKYELELLNLCLGKKMDKVVSIIGSGQFIPEENNPGGYPISYFIFELADMTIRDHVLNEVILIDNACLMRSIHNVAVAISQLHSAGIAHQDIKPSNILLFNKDGHSKVADLGRAESVAKQSLFFEHVIAGDPLYAPPELKYRFTHPEWDVRRKATDLYHLGSLVCFYYTQCPMTSLYMTFLPIQYHWKHWKGDYQSVLPYLKEAFVEALNFLRDCLEDKFTDPAISNEILSLVKFLCDPDPLYRGHPDNRNLVPNRYSMERFITILDRLARRFESKSL; encoded by the coding sequence ATGGTTAATCCGGCCGAAAACTTGGTAGGAACTACTCTTGCAGGCGATTGGAAAGTGATTGAAAAAGTCAAACCCAAAGACGGTAACTCCGGTGGATGCTTTTCTATCTGCTATCACGTAAAGAAGGGGAAGCAAAAGGCATTTTTGAAAGTCTGGGACCTGGCCTTGGCATTAAAGCAGCCTGATTTCATGGAGGCTATTCAGTTGATTTCAACTGCATACAAATATGAGCTGGAATTACTTAACCTCTGTTTAGGGAAGAAGATGGACAAAGTTGTTTCGATAATTGGTAGCGGACAATTTATACCTGAAGAGAATAACCCAGGAGGATACCCGATAAGTTATTTCATTTTTGAGTTGGCTGATATGACTATCCGCGACCATGTTTTAAATGAGGTAATACTGATCGATAATGCCTGTCTTATGCGATCGATTCATAATGTTGCGGTCGCTATCAGCCAGCTTCATAGTGCGGGTATTGCACATCAGGACATAAAGCCATCTAATATCCTACTTTTTAATAAAGACGGACATTCGAAGGTCGCAGATCTTGGGCGTGCAGAAAGCGTCGCCAAACAATCCCTTTTTTTCGAGCATGTTATTGCCGGCGATCCTCTGTATGCCCCTCCAGAGTTAAAGTATCGATTTACTCACCCTGAATGGGATGTAAGGCGAAAAGCAACGGATTTATACCATTTGGGTAGTCTTGTTTGTTTCTATTACACCCAATGCCCGATGACGAGTCTGTACATGACATTTCTGCCCATTCAATACCATTGGAAGCATTGGAAGGGCGATTACCAATCTGTATTGCCATATTTGAAAGAAGCGTTTGTAGAGGCATTGAATTTTTTACGCGATTGCCTTGAAGATAAATTTACGGATCCAGCTATCTCCAACGAAATACTTTCATTAGTAAAGTTCCTTTGTGATCCTGATCCCTTGTATAGAGGGCACCCGGATAACCGAAATCTAGTTCCTAATCGATACTCGATGGAGCGTTTTATTACAATTTTGGACCGACTCGCACGAAGGTTTGAAAGCAAATCGCTATAA
- a CDS encoding ImmA/IrrE family metallo-endopeptidase: protein MAEPLLKKDIEQFAMDIIKQSGALDVFPTPVNRIVSCAELIVSGEVDLSRHKPTFFSKLSATVFSAWVEVRGFLDRREKIIYLDKSVGASRQNFVSLHEVGHEVLPWQAATLSFLDNDETLAPHVKEEYEVEANYFASGALFQLDRFDREVKKMGVSIKAAMAISKKYGASVHATLRRMVEFQPRSCALIVLENRTTNHCMRRNVLASSTFIKKYGEIDLPEMLDRSLPFAEDFINRRKFLEGKVVKIPSTNQLLELKYEFFFNGYCAFVLLYPEGELLRPRMNYVFKGIEQC, encoded by the coding sequence ATGGCTGAGCCTCTACTTAAAAAGGATATCGAGCAATTTGCAATGGATATAATCAAGCAGTCTGGTGCGCTTGATGTTTTTCCGACGCCTGTAAATCGAATTGTTTCATGCGCAGAACTGATTGTTAGCGGAGAAGTTGATCTTTCCCGGCACAAACCAACTTTTTTTTCCAAATTGTCTGCCACTGTATTCTCAGCTTGGGTTGAAGTCAGGGGATTTTTAGATCGAAGGGAAAAAATCATCTACTTGGATAAGAGTGTAGGTGCTTCTCGGCAGAATTTTGTTTCGCTACATGAAGTGGGGCATGAGGTATTACCATGGCAGGCTGCTACTTTATCCTTTCTGGACAATGATGAAACCTTGGCGCCGCATGTAAAGGAAGAGTATGAGGTGGAAGCAAATTACTTTGCGTCCGGTGCATTGTTCCAACTGGACCGATTTGACCGGGAGGTGAAAAAGATGGGTGTAAGTATCAAGGCAGCAATGGCCATCAGCAAAAAATATGGAGCCTCGGTGCATGCTACACTCAGGCGAATGGTTGAGTTTCAACCCAGAAGCTGTGCGCTCATCGTTTTAGAGAACAGAACGACTAACCATTGTATGAGACGAAATGTTTTGGCGTCTTCAACCTTTATAAAAAAATATGGTGAGATTGACCTGCCTGAAATGCTGGATCGGTCGTTGCCTTTTGCGGAAGATTTTATTAATCGGCGAAAGTTTTTAGAGGGGAAGGTTGTGAAAATACCCTCCACAAATCAACTTCTTGAATTAAAGTATGAGTTTTTCTTCAATGGATACTGTGCATTTGTCCTTTTGTATCCTGAAGGAGAGCTGCTGCGACCAAGGATGAATTACGTATTCAAAGGCATTGAACAGTGTTAA
- a CDS encoding TPM domain-containing protein: MKHLLFVFSCLLIVTVTRAQDIDAIIRNKPKTLVNDYANVIPDDEQQALENLLVAFDDSTSNQIAVVTVKTLGGRALEETALAIYRSWGIGNKKTNNGVLILAAIDDRQIRIEVGYGLEGAIPDITANQIIRNDIAPEFRSENYAAGFRKAAHSLIQAAAGEYTAPKEYDQRKKQGRGTIGSIFTFIVILVIVLAISRGGGGGGGGMMSRRGSVWGPPIIFPGVGGFGGGGGGGWSGGGGGFGGFGGGSSGGGGASGSW, encoded by the coding sequence ATGAAGCATCTCTTATTTGTATTTTCCTGTTTGCTGATCGTAACTGTTACACGGGCCCAGGATATTGACGCCATCATCAGGAACAAGCCCAAAACGCTTGTCAACGATTACGCCAACGTGATCCCGGATGATGAGCAGCAGGCCCTGGAAAACCTGCTCGTAGCGTTCGATGACTCTACCTCCAACCAGATTGCCGTTGTAACGGTAAAAACGCTGGGCGGAAGGGCATTGGAAGAAACAGCCCTGGCCATTTACAGGTCCTGGGGTATCGGCAACAAGAAAACCAATAACGGCGTACTGATCCTGGCTGCCATTGACGACCGGCAGATACGTATTGAAGTGGGCTATGGCCTGGAAGGGGCCATCCCTGATATTACGGCCAACCAGATCATCCGCAATGATATTGCCCCTGAATTCCGTTCAGAGAACTATGCTGCCGGTTTCCGTAAAGCAGCCCATTCCCTGATCCAGGCCGCAGCCGGTGAATACACCGCGCCCAAAGAGTATGACCAGCGCAAAAAGCAGGGCCGCGGCACTATCGGTTCCATCTTTACATTTATTGTGATACTGGTCATTGTCCTGGCCATCAGCAGGGGCGGCGGCGGTGGCGGCGGTGGTATGATGAGCCGTCGCGGCAGTGTCTGGGGACCACCCATCATCTTCCCCGGAGTCGGTGGCTTTGGCGGAGGCGGTGGTGGCGGCTGGTCCGGTGGAGGAGGAGGCTTCGGTGGCTTCGGCGGAGGTAGCAGCGGAGGCGGTGGCGCCAGCGGCAGCTGGTAA
- a CDS encoding transposase, with protein sequence MNGKLLQQQYKHHISDYKDWDQKEHASEWMLFEENIGTHLSIDETALSNDELYTIITNKAAKGRKGALVAMVRGTLADRVEEVLSRLSLKLRKRVQEVTLDMAANMNLIVKRCFPFAHRVIDRFHIQQLAGEAVQEIRIKYRWQAIDEENEQIALSRKAKQTYVQQLLPNGDSPKQLLARSRYLLFKPKINWTPSQKQRAALLFGLYPRVKQAYDLSIKLADIFRQCKCKEEAFKRLALWHNEVETAGIESFRTVSRSIETHYLAILNFFNNRSTNASAESFNAKIKAFRASARGVRDIKFFLFRLSKLYA encoded by the coding sequence ATGAATGGTAAACTTCTGCAGCAGCAGTATAAGCATCACATCAGCGACTACAAAGACTGGGATCAAAAGGAGCATGCTTCAGAGTGGATGCTTTTTGAAGAAAACATAGGTACTCATCTGAGTATCGATGAAACAGCCCTGTCCAATGACGAACTATACACTATTATCACCAACAAAGCAGCCAAAGGCCGCAAAGGCGCGCTGGTAGCAATGGTCAGAGGAACGTTGGCTGACCGGGTGGAAGAAGTGTTATCCCGCCTGAGTTTGAAGCTCAGGAAGCGGGTACAGGAAGTCACCCTGGATATGGCTGCTAATATGAACCTGATCGTCAAACGGTGCTTCCCTTTTGCACACCGTGTTATTGATCGCTTCCACATACAACAACTGGCCGGAGAAGCAGTGCAGGAGATACGAATAAAGTATCGCTGGCAGGCTATCGACGAAGAGAATGAGCAGATTGCTCTGTCAAGAAAAGCCAAACAGACTTACGTGCAACAGTTATTACCTAATGGCGATTCCCCTAAACAATTACTGGCCCGCAGCCGCTACCTGCTGTTCAAGCCAAAGATCAATTGGACTCCTTCACAAAAACAAAGGGCAGCACTACTGTTCGGGCTGTATCCACGAGTGAAGCAGGCTTATGATCTATCCATAAAGCTGGCTGATATCTTCCGTCAATGCAAATGCAAGGAAGAGGCCTTTAAAAGACTGGCGCTCTGGCATAATGAAGTGGAAACGGCAGGAATAGAATCGTTCAGAACGGTATCAAGATCTATTGAAACTCACTACCTGGCAATACTGAACTTCTTCAATAACAGAAGCACCAATGCTTCGGCAGAATCCTTTAATGCGAAAATAAAGGCCTTCAGGGCATCAGCCAGAGGGGTTAGGGACATCAAATTCTTCCTGTTCAGACTGTCTAAACTCTATGCGTAG
- the gap gene encoding type I glyceraldehyde-3-phosphate dehydrogenase: protein MSTVKVAINGFGRIGRLVYRQIYKMEGIEVVAINDLTSPKVLAHLLKYDSAQGRFDAEVTSTDNSIKVNGEEVKIYAQKNPAEIPWGQHGVDVVLECTGFFTDKDKAAAHITAGAKKVVISAPATGDLKTIVFNVNHDILDGTETIISCASCTTNCLAPMANALDKNFKIVNGLMTTIHAYTNDQNTQDAPHAKGDLRRARAAAQNIVPNSTGAAKAIGLVLPQLKGKLDGSAQRVPVLTGSLTELTAVVEKKTTVAEINAVMKAASNESYGYTEDEIVSSDIVGISFGSLFDATQTRVQTVGDNQLVRVISWYDNEMSYVSQLVRTVKYFAGLIK, encoded by the coding sequence ATGAGTACAGTAAAAGTGGCGATCAACGGTTTTGGCCGTATTGGCCGTCTGGTATATCGCCAGATCTACAAAATGGAAGGAATTGAAGTTGTAGCAATCAATGACCTGACCAGCCCTAAGGTACTGGCACACCTCCTGAAATACGATAGCGCTCAAGGCCGCTTCGATGCAGAAGTTACCTCTACTGATAATTCCATCAAAGTAAACGGCGAAGAAGTTAAGATCTATGCCCAAAAGAATCCTGCAGAAATTCCCTGGGGACAACATGGTGTAGACGTAGTCCTGGAATGTACAGGCTTCTTCACCGACAAAGACAAAGCTGCTGCGCACATCACTGCCGGCGCTAAGAAAGTGGTGATCTCCGCCCCCGCAACCGGCGATCTGAAAACCATCGTTTTCAACGTTAACCACGATATCCTGGACGGCACTGAGACCATCATCTCCTGCGCTTCCTGCACCACCAACTGCCTGGCCCCCATGGCAAATGCGCTGGACAAAAACTTTAAGATCGTGAACGGTCTGATGACCACCATTCACGCTTATACCAACGACCAGAACACCCAGGATGCCCCGCATGCCAAAGGTGACCTGCGTCGCGCCCGCGCCGCCGCTCAGAACATCGTTCCCAACAGCACCGGCGCTGCCAAAGCCATCGGCCTGGTTCTGCCCCAGCTGAAAGGTAAACTGGACGGTTCCGCTCAACGCGTTCCTGTTCTCACCGGTTCTCTGACTGAACTGACTGCTGTTGTTGAAAAGAAAACAACTGTAGCTGAGATCAACGCCGTGATGAAAGCCGCTTCCAACGAAAGCTATGGCTATACTGAAGACGAGATCGTAAGCAGCGATATCGTAGGTATCAGCTTCGGCTCCCTGTTCGATGCCACCCAAACACGCGTGCAAACAGTAGGTGACAACCAACTGGTTCGCGTGATCAGCTGGTACGACAACGAAATGAGCTATGTAAGCCAACTGGTTCGCACAGTTAAATACTTTGCAGGCCTGATCAAATAA